CGCCGCGCGGGCGACGTCCGTCACGCCGGCCGGACCGGCCGGCGCTACTTGATCTGGGCCGTCCAGCCGCCGTCCACGACCAGATCGGTCGCGGTCACGAAGGCGGCGTCGTCGGAGAGCAGGAAGGCCACGGCGCCGGCGATGTCGTCCGGCAGGCCGAGGCGGCGCAGGGGCGTCCGACTCTCCATGTCGAGGCGGCGCTCGGGCGAGCGCTCGTACAGGAAGTCGATCATCGGCGTGAGCACGGCGCCCGGGCACACCGTGTTGCAGCGGATGCCCTCGGGCCCCAGCTGGAGCGCCAGCGAGCGCGAGAGCGAGACCACCGCGGCCTTGCTCACCTGGTAGGCGTCGAGCGGAGAGTCCATGCCACGGACGCCGGCGGTGCTGGCCACGTGCACGATGCTGCGCCCACGGCCGTTGCGCACCAGGGGGACCGCCGCGGCGGTCAGCCGGCGCAGGGCATGGAGATTGACGCCCATCGTCGTCTCCCAGACCTCCTCGGAGGTCTCCAGGAACGAGCCGTCGTCGTCGAAGAGGGCGACCCCGGCCGCGTTCACGAGATGGTCCAGGCTGTCCCAGCCGGCGAGCAGGTCGCGGGGATCCCCGGACAGCAGGTCGAAGGGGACGTACTCCGCCCCCTCCGGCAGGGCCACCTCAGCGACGGGACGGACATCGGTCGCGCGCACCCGCATCCCGTCGGCGACCAGGCGGCGCACGATCGCCGCCCCGATCCCGCCGCCCGCCCCGGTGACGAGCGCGGTGCGGCCGGCGGCGGTCATCAGGAGCCGTCCCGCGAGAACGCCGCCGCGAGCCGCTCGCCGGCGAAGCGCATCGAGTCGACCGCGGTCGGGAACAGTTCCTCCAGGCCGAAGAAGCCGTGGATCATGCCCGGCGTCTCGCACACCTCGACCGGGACGCCCGCGTCGGCCAGCGCCTTCGCGAAGAGTGCGCCCTGCGGGCGGATCGGGTCGCACTCGGCCAGGACCACCGTCGCCTCGGGAAGGCCGGCCAGGTCGGCGTCGAGTACGGCGACCCGCGGGTCGGTCGCGTCGGCGGGCGAGGCCAGGTAGTTGTCCTGGTGCCACTGCAGCTCGTCGCGGTAGAGCATGATGCCCTCGTAGTCGGCGTCGAAGCCGATGCTCAGGTCGCAGGTCGTGACCGGGTAGACCAGCAGCTGGTGACGCAGGGCGACAGCACCCGACGCGCGCAGCGCGAGGGCCGTGGCCGCGGCGAGGTTGCCGCCGGCGCTGTCGCCGGCGACGGCGATCCGGGTCACGTCGACCCCGGGCAGGTGACCGGGCTCGGCCGCCCAGACGACCGCGTCGTACGCGTCCTCGGCGGCGGTCGGGAAGCGGGACTCCGGCCCGCGCCGGTAGCCCACGCTGAGGACCGCGGCACCCGAGGCCAGCGCCAGGAGCCGGGTCGTCGTCTCGTGCGACTCGATGCTGCCCAGCAGCCACCCGCCACCGTGGAAGTAGACGGTCAGCGGCAGGTCGCCCGCGCCGTCCGGGAGGAACAGGCGTCCCGGCAGCTCCGCGCCGTCCCGGGTCGGGACGACGACGTCGACCACCCGGGCGACCGGGGGCTTGGCGAGGCCGCCGAGGTCGCCGTCGAAGTTGGCCCGGGCCTCCGCCACCGGCAGCAGGTGCGCGTTCGGGCGCGGCGAGGCGTGGGCGTCGTCGATGAGCTTCTGGGCGAGGGGGTGCAGCGGCTGGGGCATGACGGCTCCGATCGTCGGTGTCGTGGCGTGCGTGTGGTGTCGTGCGGTCGGTTCGGACGGGCGCGGCTCAGACGCGCTCGTAGTAGCGCTTGACCTCCCAGTCGGTGACGGCACCGGACTCGAAGGAGGCGAGCTCGGCCGCGGCCGACGCGTGCAGGTGCTCGAACACCTCGTCGCCGAAGGCGGACCGGGCGAGCTTCGAGTGCGAGAACCGCTCGACCGAGTCGTGCAGGGACGAGGTCATCACCTCGACCGACCGGTTGCCCCAGGCGTTGCCGGCGAACACCGGCGGCGTCGGATCGCCGGCCTCGATCCCGGCCAGGCCGGCGGCGATGGTGGCACTGAAGGCGTAGTAGGGGTTGACGTCGGCGCCCGGGATCCGGTTCTCCACCCGGTACGACGCGCCGCGCCCGACCAGTCGGAAGGCGCACGAGCGG
This region of Nocardioides sp. L-11A genomic DNA includes:
- a CDS encoding SDR family oxidoreductase gives rise to the protein MTAAGRTALVTGAGGGIGAAIVRRLVADGMRVRATDVRPVAEVALPEGAEYVPFDLLSGDPRDLLAGWDSLDHLVNAAGVALFDDDGSFLETSEEVWETTMGVNLHALRRLTAAAVPLVRNGRGRSIVHVASTAGVRGMDSPLDAYQVSKAAVVSLSRSLALQLGPEGIRCNTVCPGAVLTPMIDFLYERSPERRLDMESRTPLRRLGLPDDIAGAVAFLLSDDAAFVTATDLVVDGGWTAQIK
- a CDS encoding alpha/beta hydrolase translates to MPQPLHPLAQKLIDDAHASPRPNAHLLPVAEARANFDGDLGGLAKPPVARVVDVVVPTRDGAELPGRLFLPDGAGDLPLTVYFHGGGWLLGSIESHETTTRLLALASGAAVLSVGYRRGPESRFPTAAEDAYDAVVWAAEPGHLPGVDVTRIAVAGDSAGGNLAAATALALRASGAVALRHQLLVYPVTTCDLSIGFDADYEGIMLYRDELQWHQDNYLASPADATDPRVAVLDADLAGLPEATVVLAECDPIRPQGALFAKALADAGVPVEVCETPGMIHGFFGLEELFPTAVDSMRFAGERLAAAFSRDGS